The genomic interval ACCCATATCAAGTAGGAAAAAGGCAAGCATGCCCTTAAACAAAACTCCAAAGAGTGGTTCCATAGCCTTCCAACCCTTTTCACCCGTTAAGAAACCTATAAGAAGAGTTCCCATTAGTATATAAACGGATGGGTTAAGGAAAGCTTCTCTGAGAACTTCTCCCCAGTTTACCTTTGAGTTATTTTCCCTCTTAGCGAAGAGCGTTAAAAGTATAAGTCCTACAACTATAGCGGGAGACTCCATAAGGGTCATAGCAGCTACCATATAGCCACCATAGCTCTCCCCAAGGCTGTTTAGAAAAGAGCCAGCTGTTATAAAGGTTACTGCGCTGATAGAGCCGTAGGTGGCGGATATGGCAACCGCATTGTATACATCCAGCTTTAACCTAAGAATAAAGAAGGCATAAATAGGCACTAAAACCGCCATAAACATCGCAAGCAAGAGCACCTTTAGAACCTCAAGGGTTATACCGCTCTTGGAAAGCTCGTAGCCACCATGAAGACCTATGGCTATAAGAAGATAGAGAGAAAAGAGTTTTGGCAGAGGTTGTGGAATTTCAAGTTCAGTTTTAAGAAGCACCGCACCAATTCCAAGAAGAAACATAAGAACGGGAGGGTTTAATATATTTTGCAAAAGAAGGTCAAATCCCATAGATTGCCCTCCTTAGTTTTCTATTAACACCAAAA from Aquificaceae bacterium carries:
- a CDS encoding sodium-dependent bicarbonate transport family permease gives rise to the protein MGFDLLLQNILNPPVLMFLLGIGAVLLKTELEIPQPLPKLFSLYLLIAIGLHGGYELSKSGITLEVLKVLLLAMFMAVLVPIYAFFILRLKLDVYNAVAISATYGSISAVTFITAGSFLNSLGESYGGYMVAAMTLMESPAIVVGLILLTLFAKRENNSKVNWGEVLREAFLNPSVYILMGTLLIGFLTGEKGWKAMEPLFGVLFKGMLAFFLLDMGIVAGRRIGDIKKVGVFLVAFGILLPVFNALVGIFLAKTFGFTKGDAFMFSVLCASASYIAVPAAMRLSVPEANPSLYVTMSLAITFPFNIAIGIPLYYFVINHLWG